One genomic region from Pseudoduganella dura encodes:
- a CDS encoding SDR family NAD(P)-dependent oxidoreductase: MSQQQNKGTALVTGASSGIGAIYADRLAARGYDLILVARNEERLHDVADRVQRTHGRGVTIVQADLGARDDLARVEAILRTDASITLLVNNAGFGAVTPLLESDVDRMTQMIDINVTAPTRLAYAAAPPFVARGGGTIVNIASTVGIGIEIMNGVYGASKAYVLALTQSLHHELASKGVRAQAVLPGATATDFWDTAGLPHENLPAAMVMRAEDMVDAALAGLDAGEVVTIPPLQDGNDWIEYEATRKALAQRFAHATPGERYLARAAA, translated from the coding sequence ATGTCCCAGCAACAGAACAAAGGTACCGCCCTGGTCACCGGCGCATCGTCCGGCATCGGCGCCATCTACGCCGACCGCCTGGCCGCCCGCGGCTACGACCTGATCCTGGTGGCCCGCAACGAGGAGCGGCTCCACGACGTGGCCGACCGGGTGCAGCGCACGCATGGCCGCGGCGTGACGATCGTGCAGGCCGACCTGGGAGCGCGCGACGACCTGGCGCGCGTGGAAGCCATCCTGCGCACCGATGCCTCGATCACGCTGCTGGTCAACAACGCCGGCTTCGGCGCCGTGACGCCGCTGCTCGAATCGGACGTGGACCGGATGACGCAGATGATCGACATCAACGTGACGGCACCGACCCGCCTCGCATATGCCGCGGCACCGCCGTTCGTGGCCCGCGGCGGCGGCACGATCGTCAACATCGCCTCGACCGTGGGCATCGGCATCGAGATCATGAACGGCGTGTATGGCGCCAGCAAGGCCTACGTGCTGGCGCTGACGCAATCGCTGCACCACGAGCTGGCGTCGAAGGGCGTCCGTGCCCAGGCCGTGCTGCCCGGCGCCACCGCCACCGACTTCTGGGATACGGCCGGCCTGCCGCACGAGAACCTGCCGGCGGCCATGGTGATGCGCGCCGAGGACATGGTCGATGCCGCGCTGGCGGGCCTGGACGCGGGGGAGGTGGTGACGATCCCGCCGCTGCAGGACGGCAACGACTGGATCGAATACGAAGCCACGCGCAAGGCGCTGGCGCAGCGGTTCGCCCACGCGACGCCGGGCGAACGCTACCTGGCCAGGGCCGCCGCCTGA
- a CDS encoding SDR family oxidoreductase — MNMTHNTIFITGGTSGIGRGLAEAFHRLGNQVIIGGRRKALLDAVTEANPGMRSIELDIADPAGIDAAARWLTTEFPALNVLINNAGIMPFDNPAGAVDEAALLAQVNTNLLGPIRMTAALIGHLKAQPAATVVNNTSVLAFLPLASTAVYSALKAALHSYTLSQRFALRHTSVRVREIAPPWVNTDLIHKGNDPRAMALDDFIVQTMAGLASGADEVIVDSVKPIRDNPGANEHALVNGFNEAMLANPIPVA, encoded by the coding sequence ATGAACATGACGCACAACACGATCTTCATCACGGGCGGTACCTCGGGCATCGGCCGCGGCCTCGCCGAAGCATTCCACAGACTGGGCAACCAGGTCATCATCGGCGGCCGCCGCAAGGCGCTGCTGGACGCGGTCACCGAAGCCAATCCCGGCATGCGCTCGATCGAGCTCGATATCGCCGACCCGGCCGGCATCGACGCGGCGGCGCGCTGGCTGACGACGGAGTTCCCGGCATTGAACGTGTTGATCAACAACGCCGGCATCATGCCGTTCGACAATCCCGCCGGGGCGGTGGATGAAGCCGCGCTGCTGGCGCAGGTAAACACGAACCTGCTGGGGCCGATCCGCATGACGGCCGCGCTGATCGGACACCTGAAGGCGCAGCCCGCGGCAACGGTCGTCAACAACACCTCGGTGCTGGCATTCCTGCCGCTCGCATCGACCGCCGTGTACTCGGCGTTGAAGGCGGCGCTGCACTCCTACACGCTGTCGCAGCGCTTTGCCTTGCGCCACACCTCTGTGCGGGTGCGCGAAATCGCGCCGCCGTGGGTCAATACCGACCTGATCCACAAGGGGAACGATCCGCGCGCCATGGCGCTCGATGACTTCATCGTGCAGACGATGGCGGGGCTGGCCAGCGGTGCCGACGAGGTGATCGTCGACAGCGTGAAGCCGATCCGCGACAATCCGGGCGCGAACGAGCACGCGCTGGTGAACGGCTTCAACGAGGCAATGCTTGCCAACCCGATCCCGGTCGCATGA
- a CDS encoding CHRD domain-containing protein yields the protein MTKGAAAAILGLACLSANATVFTANLSGAVEAPPNASPGTGTVTVDFDVAAHTLTIDVTFSGLLAGTTAAHIHCCTALPETGTAGVATELPTFTGFPLGVTSGTYSHTFDTSLAATWNPNFITNFGGGTIAGAESAFLAGLGNGQAYLNLHTEFAPGGEIRGFLQPVPEPATFALLALGTPVVLLAARRRGKRRN from the coding sequence ATGACGAAGGGTGCTGCCGCCGCCATTCTGGGCCTGGCATGCCTGTCCGCCAACGCCACGGTCTTCACCGCCAACCTGTCGGGTGCGGTCGAGGCGCCGCCGAATGCGTCGCCCGGCACGGGAACCGTCACGGTCGACTTCGACGTTGCGGCCCACACGCTGACCATCGACGTGACATTCTCGGGCCTGTTGGCCGGCACCACCGCTGCGCACATCCACTGCTGCACGGCGCTGCCGGAAACGGGTACCGCCGGCGTCGCGACCGAACTGCCGACTTTCACCGGCTTCCCGCTCGGGGTCACCAGCGGCACTTATTCGCATACGTTCGACACCTCGCTCGCCGCGACGTGGAATCCGAATTTCATCACCAACTTCGGCGGTGGCACGATCGCCGGTGCGGAAAGCGCTTTCCTTGCCGGGCTCGGCAACGGCCAGGCTTACCTGAACCTGCACACCGAGTTCGCACCGGGCGGCGAGATCCGCGGCTTCCTGCAACCGGTGCCGGAGCCGGCCACGTTCGCGCTGCTCGCGCTGGGTACGCCGGTGGTGCTGCTGGCGGCGCGGCGGCGCGGCAAGCGGCGCAACTGA
- a CDS encoding response regulator gives MQQSSCSVLLIDDEPLAQDYLLHCLEAHADVALCYDHCAERAVDLALEIDATVVLVDLRMPGTDGFTVVRNLRADPRTEHIPIVMLSSEHDAQFKVEAFSAGASDYLVKWPDARELVARLRYHSAACVARRQRDGAFASLARSQEELRASQAALHQAQKMEAIGQLTGGVAHDFNNVLQIIGGNLQLVKLMGGLNDNARGRIEAALAGVERGGRLAAHLLAFARRQPLQAVVIDPGVVLLDMEEMLRRVLGPQARINTDITPGVWSTAVDPSQLHNVILNLAINARDAMPNGGAMTLRARNIPAGAPDLAEVGEGEYVMIEVADTGNGMPPEVLQRAFEPFFTTKPTGQGTGLGLSMAYGFVKQSGGEILLRSAPGDGTSVRIFLRRSAVPAVSVEEDNAGVPLFGGIETVLVVEDEDDVRDATAQLLQALGYHVLQAQDADHAAVIIENGTRVDLLFTDVMMPGRMSSLQLAELVRRHCPDAQILFTSGYAEGVLTHEGRMDPSISLLPKPYNPDVLSARIRHLLRRRKAA, from the coding sequence ATGCAACAGAGTTCCTGTTCTGTCCTGCTCATCGACGATGAACCCCTGGCGCAGGATTACCTGTTGCATTGCCTCGAAGCGCATGCCGATGTCGCGCTGTGCTACGACCACTGCGCCGAGCGGGCCGTGGATCTGGCGCTGGAGATCGATGCCACCGTGGTGCTGGTCGACCTGCGCATGCCCGGCACGGATGGTTTCACCGTGGTGCGCAACCTGCGCGCCGATCCGCGCACCGAACATATCCCCATCGTCATGCTGTCGTCCGAGCACGATGCGCAGTTCAAGGTCGAGGCATTCTCCGCCGGCGCCAGCGATTACCTCGTCAAATGGCCCGATGCGCGCGAGCTCGTTGCGCGGCTGCGCTATCACAGCGCGGCCTGCGTTGCGCGCCGCCAGCGCGACGGCGCATTCGCGTCGCTGGCGCGCAGCCAGGAGGAATTGCGCGCCAGCCAGGCCGCGCTGCACCAGGCGCAGAAGATGGAGGCCATCGGCCAGCTGACGGGCGGCGTCGCGCATGATTTCAACAACGTCCTGCAGATCATCGGCGGCAACCTGCAGCTGGTAAAGCTGATGGGCGGCCTGAACGACAACGCGCGCGGCCGCATCGAGGCGGCGCTGGCCGGGGTCGAACGCGGCGGCCGGCTGGCGGCGCACCTGCTGGCGTTCGCCCGGCGGCAGCCGCTGCAGGCGGTCGTCATCGACCCGGGTGTCGTACTGCTCGACATGGAAGAAATGCTGCGCCGCGTGCTGGGGCCGCAGGCACGCATCAATACCGATATCACGCCCGGGGTCTGGAGCACGGCGGTCGACCCGAGCCAGCTGCACAACGTGATCCTGAACCTGGCGATCAATGCGCGCGACGCGATGCCGAACGGCGGCGCGATGACACTGCGCGCCCGCAACATCCCGGCCGGTGCCCCGGACCTGGCCGAGGTGGGCGAGGGGGAATACGTGATGATCGAGGTGGCCGATACCGGCAACGGCATGCCGCCCGAGGTGCTGCAGCGAGCGTTCGAACCTTTCTTCACCACCAAGCCGACCGGGCAGGGCACGGGACTCGGGCTGTCGATGGCGTATGGCTTCGTCAAGCAGTCCGGCGGCGAAATCCTGCTCAGGAGTGCGCCCGGGGATGGCACCAGCGTGCGCATTTTCCTGCGCCGCAGCGCCGTGCCGGCCGTCTCGGTCGAAGAAGACAACGCGGGGGTGCCGCTGTTCGGCGGCATCGAGACGGTGCTGGTCGTGGAAGACGAGGATGACGTGCGCGACGCCACCGCGCAACTGCTGCAGGCGCTGGGCTACCACGTGCTGCAGGCGCAGGATGCGGACCATGCGGCCGTGATCATCGAGAACGGCACCCGCGTGGACCTGCTGTTTACCGATGTGATGATGCCGGGCAGGATGAGCAGCCTGCAACTGGCCGAACTGGTGCGCCGGCATTGCCCCGATGCGCAGATCCTGTTCACCTCGGGCTACGCGGAAGGCGTGCTGACGCATGAAGGCAGGATGGACCCGAGTATCAGCCTGCTGCCAAAGCCCTACAATCCGGATGTGCTGAGCGCCCGTATCCGGCACCTGCTGCGACGGCGCAAGGCCGCCTGA
- a CDS encoding response regulator translates to MLKPILLVEDNPHDLELTLIALEKSQLANEVIVVRDGAEALDYLFCRGDHAARQKGNPAVVLLDLKLPKVDGLEVLREIRNTAALGPLPVVMLTSSREEQDLVRSYALGVNAYVVKPVEFKEFVRAISDLGIFWAVLNEPPPGSQRYVRPIG, encoded by the coding sequence ATGCTGAAACCCATCCTGCTCGTGGAAGACAACCCCCACGACCTCGAACTGACCCTGATCGCGCTGGAAAAAAGCCAGCTGGCCAACGAGGTGATCGTCGTGCGCGACGGCGCCGAGGCACTCGACTACCTGTTTTGCCGTGGCGACCATGCCGCGCGGCAGAAAGGCAATCCGGCCGTGGTTCTGCTCGACCTGAAACTGCCGAAAGTCGACGGGCTCGAAGTGCTGCGGGAGATCCGCAATACCGCCGCCCTCGGGCCGCTGCCGGTCGTGATGCTGACCTCGTCGCGCGAAGAGCAGGACCTGGTGCGCAGCTATGCGCTGGGCGTGAACGCCTATGTGGTGAAGCCGGTCGAATTCAAGGAATTCGTGCGCGCGATATCGGACCTGGGCATTTTCTGGGCGGTACTGAACGAACCCCCGCCAGGCTCGCAGCGCTACGTGCGGCCGATCGGCTGA
- a CDS encoding ATP-binding protein, protein MTQASPTIDLSSCDREPIRTPGSIQPHGCVLALSPQGVIVQVSDNIERYLGMAPVAALGRALADVIGSDAAAQLAPELPLAAERPSFAATVRLARGAFDVLMHRYDSLLMLEFEAVTRAGAADFRHLYPLVGNFLQQLNDTDTIETMSARAADEIRTVTGFNRVLVYQFDGEGHGHVLAESGDGNLPSYLGQRFPATDIPRQARELYVSNRIRLIGDADYTPSQLVPRDNPLTGAPNDLSFAALRSVSPVHLQYMRNMGTLASMSVSLMVKGRLWGLISCHNATPCQLTFDKRTACEQLGQILALRIESREVHDELQFRLEVRRIMVSVLAGLTQGANFIENMGNVFPELLQFARAGGAAIIVDDRIVGYGDTPDEPQLRELISWLQVKPHYDVYYTDRLGAEFAPAGAYRQSASGLLAMPISRIHKHYLLWFRPEFVYTIDWAGNPHAKDAAAGSPTQLSPRTSFDSWRETVHGTSAPWHPGEIEMALEFRTALLGIALERAEQMAELAEELGRANKELEAFSYSVSHDLRAPLRHIVGFSDLLLETAGSGPPEKQHRFLTNIKESARLAGKLVDDLLSFSQMGRASLRPVEVDMNELVRSCIEKLSLDTGSRRIDWHVGDLPAIAADPAFIQLALYNLLANAVKFTGTRDPAVISVDGRRDAAATVFTVADNGVGFNMDYVHKLFGVFQRLHRMEDFQGTGIGLANVRRIVERHGGTVTAFSAPGQGATFTFSIPHTS, encoded by the coding sequence ATGACACAAGCAAGCCCAACGATAGACCTCAGCAGTTGCGACCGGGAACCGATTCGCACGCCGGGCAGCATCCAGCCGCACGGCTGCGTGCTGGCGCTATCGCCGCAAGGTGTCATCGTTCAGGTCAGCGACAATATCGAACGTTACCTGGGCATGGCGCCGGTGGCCGCGCTGGGACGCGCCCTGGCGGACGTGATCGGCAGCGATGCCGCTGCCCAGCTGGCTCCGGAGCTGCCGCTCGCGGCGGAACGCCCTTCGTTCGCGGCGACCGTGCGGCTGGCGCGCGGCGCCTTCGATGTGCTGATGCACCGCTACGATTCGCTGCTGATGCTGGAATTCGAAGCGGTGACGCGCGCCGGCGCGGCCGATTTCCGCCATCTGTATCCATTGGTCGGCAATTTCCTGCAACAGCTGAACGATACCGACACGATCGAGACGATGAGCGCGCGGGCGGCGGACGAAATCCGCACCGTCACCGGCTTTAACCGCGTGCTCGTCTACCAGTTCGATGGCGAAGGCCACGGCCACGTGCTGGCCGAGAGCGGCGACGGCAACCTGCCCTCCTACCTCGGCCAGCGCTTTCCCGCCACCGACATTCCCCGGCAGGCGCGCGAGCTGTACGTATCGAACCGCATCCGCCTGATCGGCGATGCCGACTACACGCCCTCGCAGCTGGTACCGCGCGACAATCCCCTGACCGGCGCGCCGAACGACCTGTCGTTCGCCGCACTACGCAGCGTGTCGCCGGTGCACCTGCAATATATGCGCAACATGGGCACGCTGGCGTCGATGTCCGTTTCGCTGATGGTCAAAGGCAGGCTGTGGGGTCTGATTTCCTGCCACAACGCCACGCCATGCCAGCTCACGTTCGACAAGCGCACCGCCTGCGAGCAGCTGGGCCAGATCCTGGCGCTGCGCATCGAGAGCCGCGAGGTGCACGACGAACTGCAATTCCGGCTGGAAGTGCGGCGCATCATGGTGTCGGTACTGGCCGGACTCACGCAGGGCGCCAACTTCATCGAAAACATGGGCAACGTGTTTCCGGAGCTGCTGCAATTCGCCCGGGCGGGCGGCGCGGCCATCATCGTCGACGACCGCATCGTCGGCTATGGCGATACGCCGGACGAGCCGCAGCTGCGCGAACTGATTTCCTGGCTGCAGGTGAAGCCGCATTACGATGTGTACTACACCGACCGGCTCGGCGCCGAATTCGCGCCTGCCGGCGCGTACCGGCAAAGCGCCAGCGGCCTGCTGGCGATGCCGATCTCGCGCATCCACAAGCATTACCTGCTGTGGTTCCGCCCCGAATTCGTGTACACGATCGACTGGGCCGGCAACCCGCACGCGAAGGATGCCGCGGCAGGTTCGCCGACCCAGCTCAGCCCCCGCACCAGCTTCGATTCGTGGCGCGAAACGGTGCATGGCACGTCGGCGCCGTGGCACCCGGGCGAGATCGAAATGGCGCTGGAGTTCCGCACCGCGCTGCTGGGTATCGCGCTCGAGCGCGCCGAGCAGATGGCCGAACTGGCCGAGGAGCTGGGCCGTGCCAACAAGGAACTCGAGGCGTTTTCCTATTCGGTGTCGCACGACCTGCGCGCGCCGCTGCGGCACATCGTCGGCTTTTCCGACCTGCTGCTGGAAACGGCCGGCAGCGGTCCGCCCGAAAAGCAGCATCGCTTCCTTACCAACATCAAGGAATCGGCACGCCTGGCCGGCAAGCTGGTGGACGACCTGCTGAGTTTTTCGCAGATGGGCCGCGCATCGCTGCGGCCGGTGGAGGTGGACATGAACGAGCTGGTGCGATCCTGCATCGAGAAACTGTCCCTCGACACCGGCAGCCGCCGCATCGACTGGCACGTGGGCGACCTGCCGGCCATCGCGGCCGATCCCGCGTTCATCCAGCTGGCCCTGTACAACCTGCTGGCCAACGCCGTGAAGTTCACCGGCACGCGCGATCCGGCCGTGATCAGCGTGGACGGCCGGCGCGACGCCGCCGCGACCGTGTTCACGGTGGCGGACAACGGCGTGGGCTTCAACATGGACTATGTGCACAAGCTGTTCGGCGTCTTCCAGCGGCTGCACCGGATGGAAGATTTCCAGGGCACGGGCATCGGCCTGGCCAACGTGCGCCGCATCGTCGAGCGCCATGGCGGCACGGTGACCGCTTTCTCCGCGCCCGGCCAGGGCGCGACCTTTACCTTTTCCATCCCCCACACGTCATAG
- a CDS encoding ribonuclease T2 family protein: MQQAISRTALLLAAAVLCSTAGAADRNRNVGEPGQFDYYALALSWSPSYCATNGGRDPNQCGSGRRLGFVLHGLWPQYENGYPQSCSREPLPPQVRRKYEAIYPSPKLIGHEWTKHGTCSGLAPEQYLALSAKLKDAVVVPAAYRAPEQPVRVTVAGFKDAFRAANPRLASDAIVPFCGGSGRFLREIRVCYRPDGASRSCGQAEIKRSQKSCGQPSFLLQSVR; the protein is encoded by the coding sequence ATGCAACAAGCGATTAGCCGTACGGCGCTCCTGCTGGCGGCGGCCGTGCTGTGCAGCACCGCGGGCGCGGCCGACAGGAACAGGAACGTCGGCGAGCCCGGGCAGTTCGATTACTACGCACTGGCCCTGTCCTGGTCGCCTTCGTACTGCGCTACCAATGGCGGGCGCGACCCGAACCAGTGCGGCAGCGGCCGCCGGCTCGGTTTCGTGCTGCACGGTTTGTGGCCGCAATACGAAAACGGTTATCCGCAGAGCTGCTCGCGCGAGCCGCTGCCGCCCCAGGTGCGCCGCAAATACGAGGCGATCTACCCTTCGCCCAAGCTGATCGGGCACGAATGGACGAAGCACGGCACCTGCTCGGGCCTCGCACCGGAACAGTACCTGGCGCTGTCGGCGAAGCTGAAGGATGCCGTGGTGGTGCCGGCCGCCTACCGGGCGCCGGAGCAGCCGGTACGGGTGACGGTGGCCGGGTTCAAGGATGCCTTCCGTGCCGCCAATCCACGGCTGGCCAGCGATGCGATCGTGCCGTTCTGCGGCGGGTCCGGCCGTTTCCTGCGCGAGATCCGTGTCTGCTACCGGCCCGACGGCGCGTCGCGCAGTTGCGGACAGGCCGAGATCAAGCGCTCGCAGAAGAGCTGCGGCCAGCCGTCGTTCCTGTTGCAGAGCGTACGCTGA
- the flhD gene encoding flagellar transcriptional regulator FlhD, protein MTANDMMAEIRDANLSYLMLAQQMIRADKVTAIFRLGISTDIADLIEGMSNAQILKLAGGNMMLARFRFDDSAILGMLTNYNKDRSLAQSHAAILMAGQGVEEIA, encoded by the coding sequence ATGACTGCGAACGACATGATGGCCGAGATCCGCGATGCGAACCTGAGCTACCTGATGCTGGCCCAGCAGATGATCCGCGCGGACAAGGTCACCGCCATTTTCCGGCTCGGCATCTCGACCGACATTGCCGACCTGATCGAAGGCATGAGCAATGCCCAGATCCTGAAGCTGGCAGGCGGCAACATGATGCTGGCCCGTTTCCGCTTCGACGACAGCGCGATCCTGGGCATGCTGACCAACTACAACAAGGACCGCTCGCTGGCCCAGTCGCACGCGGCGATCCTGATGGCCGGACAGGGCGTCGAAGAAATCGCCTGA
- the flhC gene encoding flagellar transcriptional regulator FlhC → MSNAGKKSVVTEAQEIGLAIELINLGARLQLLESEVSLSRERLLKLYKELKGVSPPKGMLPFSTDWFLTWQPNIHASLFMNIHDFLVQHAGATGIHAVMKAYQLYLEQMPPAPGEEPLLSLTRAWTLVRFFGSRMLELKGCRKCQGKFIVNGMDLNGDYHCGLCHMPSRAGKTRKAREEAVAA, encoded by the coding sequence ATGAGCAATGCCGGTAAAAAAAGCGTCGTCACCGAAGCGCAGGAGATCGGGCTCGCTATCGAGCTGATCAACCTGGGTGCAAGGCTGCAATTGCTCGAATCCGAAGTGTCGCTGTCGCGCGAGCGCCTGCTCAAGCTGTACAAGGAGCTCAAGGGCGTGTCGCCGCCGAAAGGCATGCTGCCGTTTTCGACCGACTGGTTCCTGACCTGGCAGCCGAACATCCATGCTTCGCTGTTCATGAACATCCACGATTTCCTGGTGCAGCACGCGGGCGCCACCGGTATCCACGCCGTGATGAAGGCTTACCAGCTGTATCTGGAGCAGATGCCGCCCGCGCCAGGCGAAGAGCCGCTGCTGTCGCTGACGCGGGCCTGGACGCTGGTGCGCTTCTTCGGCAGCCGGATGCTGGAACTGAAGGGGTGCCGCAAGTGCCAGGGCAAGTTCATCGTCAACGGCATGGACCTGAACGGCGATTACCACTGCGGCCTGTGCCACATGCCTTCGCGGGCCGGCAAGACGCGCAAAGCCAGGGAAGAGGCCGTCGCCGCGTGA